GATCTCGGCAACTTCAACTACAAAGATTTCCATCATTGGATAGGGGCCATGGGGACGCTCTGTATTTCGGTCAGACCTGGCTCGCCTATAAAAGATGGTCATGACTTGATCAAATTTCTCAAGGAAAAGGGCGTACTCCAAGGCATAGCGAAAGCACTCTTTGCCTTGCTGGGTGGATTGGCCGGTTACCAGATCGCTCAATATATACAGCAGAACCAATGGCTTTCGGCTATCGAACAAGCCCGCAAAGATATTAAAGCGGGACTTTAGGGACTCGTCGCGTTGTTTATTGGATGGGAGAGATCTCTCCCATCCAATTTTCAAAAGTTTTAGGCGAGAAGGAATGATTCGTGTGACGAAAGAAAAATATCGTTCTTTTTGTGATTCATGCGTGAAATGGCTTTTCCCTATTGCTATGGCGATTTGTTCTGTTATGCTCCTTGTCGCCATTATTCATGTTATAATGCGATATGTTTTCAAAAGCCCGCTTTCGTGGTCCGAAGAATTCTTGAGGTTCGCGATTGTTTGGTTTACCATGATAAGCGCGGCTATTCTGCATCATAACAAGGGGCATATTGGCCTTATCATCTTTCGCGATATGCTCCCAAGGAAGCTTCGCGCTTTTTGTATAAGGGTTGTTCCATTCATGGCAGTAATTGCCACGGCCTCTGTGGCTGTAAACGGGATCCTTCTCCTTTTCAAGACATACAAACAGATCACACCAGCATTGAACATTTCTGTCGCCATACCTTATGCTGCTATTCCTATAGGGTGTTTTTTCATGACCCTCTTTGGCATTGGTCATATTCTGGAAATTTCTTTAAGCGATAAGTTGCCGGAGAAAAAAACCGTGCCTGAGACGACCGAGAAGGGTGGGGAATGTAATTTATAGCGTGCGCAGAGAACACGAAGACACAATATTTACTGATGATGTAGAAAACCTCACAATATGGCTCCCAAACAGCCGTTTTGGAGGATTGTTAACGGTACCCAGATTCCCTGTGCCCAGTCCCAATTTTGTCGACTCTGCTTTCTGTGCCCCTATAGGTTCCCCTCTTCTGCGAGAGATTGCTCGTGGGAAGAACAAAGCCTCCGTCGTTGTTTCAGATGCAACGCGAAACGTTCCCACTTCATCAGTTCTTCCTCGGATCCTCGAAGAGCTCGAACTTGGTGGGATTAAGAGGGAAAACATCGCTCTCGTTGTGGCTACGGGTGTTCATCGCCCAGCTACAAAACAGGAGATGAAAACAATCACAGGGGAGAGCTTATGGGGGAAAGTTCGAATTCAAAACCATGATCCTTATACTCCGACGCTCCTTGCCAGCATAGGGACAACATCTCGTGGGACACCCGTAGAGGTTAATAGAGTTGTTAGGGAGTCAGACCTTCGGATAGTGGTGGGAAAGGTAGAACCCCATGAATTTGCGGGGTTTTCCGGCGGAAGAAAATCGGTGCTGCCGGGTGTTTCCTCTGAGCGTACCATCTTAATAAATCATCGTCCAGAGATGGTACTTCATCCATCTTCGACCATTGGAGTCCTAGAGGGCAATCCTATAAGTGAAGACATGTTAGAAGCAGCGCAGATGCTAGGGATTCAATTCTGCGTGAACTTACTCTCAGATGCTGAAGGTGCTCCATTTTCTATTTTTTGTGGCGACCTTGAAAAAAGTCATTCTCAAGCCGTGCTTGCTTTAAAGAAATATATCGCCCTTCCGCTGGAAAAACGGCTACGAATCGTTGTTACAACCCCAGGTAATCCTTTAAATATCAATCTTTACCAAAGCGTCAAGGCAATCATTGCAGCTGCTCCTATAATGGAAAGAAATGGCGTCCTTATTCTTTATTCTCAATGCACTGAAGGCGTAGGATCTGATGATATGCTACGTCCATTCATGATGGGAGCAACTTTCGATGACATCATAAGATACCTAAATGAAAATTATCGTATTCAGATGGATCACTCCCTTCTTTTATGTAAAATTCTTCAAATGGGACTGCGGATCATCCTTGTTTCTAGGAATATAGATCCTGAAATTGCGAAACGCGTGAAGCTTATTCCGGCGAATTCCTTAGATATGGCCTTAGAAATGGCCTCTGAGTTAGTCGGAGGGAATGAAAAAATCTATTTTCTTCCATGCCCTCAACGATTTCTTCCATTCATCACGGAAAAGGATCCTTGCAGAGAAAGTGAAAATGGAAGTTGCGACTGACGTTGTTATAATAGGAGCGAGCTTCATCTAACCAAGATCGTGAGGCTTCAAGTAGCGACACGAGTGCTCCTCCTCAGTAAGACGATATTGGGGCGTGTAATAGCTTTGAAATTAAGGAGTCTTTAAAGCCTGATTTATAAGGAGATTGAGCCGTGAGCTTGTTGTTAATATAGTGTACAATTACCAACTAAACAACAAAGATTAAATTTAAAGGAAGGAATGTAGTGAGTAAAGTTTGTTGAGGAGATGGATGGTATGTTACTTAAAATGGTCATATGATTTTCGATTTGAAGCTAACTTAGAGTAAAGATAGGCTACATAATATATAAGTAGTGTTATATTTAGATGTTTATTAAAAAGTCCGTTAAAATTCAGAGATAAGTTAATAGGGGGCGGTGAAGTTTATGTATTTTGGTAATGAGAAGTTCAAAATTACAAAAATCGTTGCTCGGGAGATTTTAGACTGTCGGTTTAATCCTACTATTCAAGTGGATGTCTGGGCTGGCGATGGCATTTTTGGGCGGGCAGACGTTCCCGCAGGCCGATCTAGGGGCGAGAAGGAAGCATGGGAGATTCGCGATGGCGATAAAAGGGTGTTCGGAGGCCTCGGCGTTCAGCAAGCCATAAGGAATATCCACGAAGTCATTGCTCCGGCCCTTATTAGTATGGATGTCCGAGATCAACGAAGCATTGATCTGGCTATGATTAAGCTTGACGGCACACCAAACAAACAAAAACTGGGTGGAAACGCCATCATCGGAGTCTCCATGGCCGTTGCAAGAGCTGCAGCATGTGGATGTGGCCTTCCTCTCTACCGTTATCTAAACGCAAATGCTCATGTTTTGCCGGTCCCACTTCTGAACTATATCAATGGCGGGCGCCTTACGTCGAATGATTTGGACTTCCAAGAAATTTGCATCTTTCCGGTCGGAGCGGAGACATTCAGGGAGTCCATGATTATCGGATGGGATGTGTATAACGCGCTACGCGAGATTCTTTCAAGTAAATACGGGAAGCTGGCGGTCAACGTAGGAGATGAAGGAGGGTTCGCCCCCCCCATCGTGAGCGTTAAAGAAGCTATGGATAACCTTGTAAGGGCCGTAGAAATTTCTGGACACTCCGATAAGATTGTGTATGGTTTTGACTGTGCTGCAACGCATTTCTACGATAAAGAGAAGGACATGTATAAACTGGAAGGAGAATATAGAACTCGTGCAGAACTTTTAGGGTTCTACAAAGATCTTGTTAAAAGCTATCCAGTTGCTTCTATGGAGGATCCATTTGCTGAAGACGACATTGAAGGGTTTGCGATGGCAGCAAAAGAGCTGGGGATTCAGATTGTGGGGGACGATTTTCTGTGTACCAATCCTAAACTTATTCGCGAGCGAGCCGATTATTGCAACGCCCTTTTGCTCAAATTCAATCAGGTGGGAACGCTTTCTGAGACCCTTGATGCTGCAGAAAGTTCATATCGCCATCAATTTGGGATCATGGTTTCTGAGCGATCCGGAGAGACAGAGGACCCTATCCTCGCCGATGTTACGGTAGGCATTAATGCTGGGCAGATTAAAACTGGAGCCACACGCTCGGAACGGACTGCAAAATACAATCGTCTTCTTGAGATAGAATCTGAGCTCGGAGAAGCAGCTGTTTACGCCGGAAGACACTTTAGAAACCCTTTCTAAAATTCTAAAAAGTGAAAAAGGGGCTGGAATATCTCTAGCCCCTAATTTTAAAAATTCCCTTGGAGATGAAATAATCATTATGAATTACTTCAAAAATTCAGAACATATCCTTTCTCAAGGAAACAGAGCAATGCGAACAGAGGCCTTGGATGTTTTAAATGCAGGGCTTGATCGTGCAAATCCCGAAAGGGCTACCTATAATCTCGTGCGACTGGAAGGGGATGCGATCTTCATTGGAGGGAAGTCATATCCCTTGAAATCTTTTAAAAATATTTATGTGTTTGGTGCAGGCAAAGCGACATTTTCAATAGCTAAGGCTCTCGATAATATACTTGGAGATCGTATTACAGAAGGAATCGTCATATGTAAGGATGGCCAGGAAGGTTCCCTCGTCAATATCCGACTCTGCATTGCCAGTCACCCTATCCCTGACGAAAGAGGAATGCGAGCAGCAGAGGAAATACTTGCCCTTGCTCGTAAAACAGGCCCTGGAGATCTTGTCTTTGCTTGTTTTACTGGCGGTAGTTCGGCACTTATGCCATTCCCTGTATCTGAAATAACACTCGAGGACAAAAAGCGAGCGAATGAGATTCTGCTAACATGTGGCGCTAATATTGTTGAAATTAACGCTGTCCGAAAGCACCTTAGTTGCATCAAAGGTGGGAAATTGGCCCAAGCCGTTCATCCTAAAGCCTTCCTAGTAAATATCACAGTTTCTGACGTTATTGGAGACCCTTTAGACTACATCACCGATCCTACTGTTCCCGATACATCAAGTTTCAAAGATGCTCAGAATACGATGGATAAGTATAGTTTGTGGGATAAAATGCCCCACTCTATTAGCACCTATTTAAAGAATCCGCCCCTTAATAGAGAAACACCCAAGTCCCTGGATACTCATAGAATTGAAAGCTATATCGTGGTTAAGGGAGATGCAGCATGCTTAGGTGCGGAGCAACGAGCAAAAGAGCTTGGATACGAGACAACAATACTCTCCACCATGTTTGAGGGAGAGAGCCGGGAACTTGGAAGAACATTTGGCTTCATTGGAAAGGAAGTTTTTTGGAATTCTCGGCCCCTTGAGGCTCCTTGTGCCTTTATTGGTGGTGGGGAAACTATTGTAACCATTCAGAACTGTTGTAAGCGAGGTCTTGGTGGGCCCAATCAGGAGTTCGCCTTAGGCGGTGCCATAGAAATCAAAGATTTGAGGAATACAGTGATGGCTGGGTTGGATACAGATGGCACCGATGGTCCTACTCCTTATGCTGGTGGAATATGCGACGAAACCTCTGTGCATCGTGGAATGGAATTGGGCATAGATTTGTTCATGGCCCTTCAGAATCACGATGCATCTCATGCGCTGCTCGCTATTGGAGATATCCTTGAAACTGGAAACACGGGAACAAACGTAAACGATTTAAAGATCATGTTGATTCGATTGATATTATAATTAACCACCCAAGAGGGATAACTATGGTAAGGAAAATTATTTTTGCTGATTCTTTTCATCTTACTGAGGAAGCAAAACAAGAGATCAGTAGCTTGGGCACTATAGTTTCCTTGTCCCTCCATCAGCGAGGGCAGCTTCTTCTTGAAAGCGAGAACGCGGATATCATTGTTGCGGAGTATGCGGTAATAAACGAAGAACTTATAGAAAGGGCCAAAAACCTTAAAGGAATAGTCGTTTATGGTGTGGGAGTAGACCACGTTAATCTTAACGCTGCCTCAAAGCGAGGGATTCCAGTGGGAAATTGTCGTGGTGGAAATGCTGAAGCCGTTGCAGAACTTGCCTTATCGCTGATGCTTGAGTGTATCCGCTGGACTGGACGGGCCAATGAATACGTGCGGTCGGGGAAATGGAAGTTTGCCGATAGTGCCTACCTGCCCACATGGGTAATGGGCCGAGAAATGAAAGGAAAAAAACTTGGAATTGTTGGTGCAGGAGCTATTGGAACCCGTATAGGAGAATTGGCAGAAGCCTTTGGGATGACTGTTTGTGTTACATTAGGAAGAAAGAAAAGCCATCCCCGTTTTCCGTGGCTCCCCCTCGAAGAGTTGCTTCCTCGTTCGGATATAGTCTCAATTAACGTTCCATTGGTTCCCGAAACTAGGGGTCTATTCTCCCGCGAGCTTTTTCCCCTTATGAAAGAAGGCTCTATTCTTATAGTTACTTCCCGTGGCGGAATTGTGGACGAAGTTGCATTGGCAGAAGCGCTCCTTTCTGGTCGTATAGCTGGGGCTGGCCTTGATGTTTTCGCGCGTGAGCCAATTCCACAAAATTCCCCCCTCTTTTCTGTTCCGAATATCGTGTTGACCCCCCACATGGGAGGGTCAACAGAAGAAGCTGTGAGTAATATCTCCAATATTGTCGTAGAATGCTGTAAACGTCTACTCGAAGGAAAGCTTCCTATCACAACGGTTAATTTGGAACTGCTTCAACAATATGGATACTATAGTGAGTATGCTGAAAAATCTGTATTGTAGGTACACTATTAACAATATAACTCGCAAAATATAAAGGAAGCCGCCTTATTCTTATTTGTCGTTTTATACAAAGTAAGAGGACAGATGGAAGTAAATTTAGCGACTTTCCTGGCAATTTTATAATTTAGTCTAAAACTAAATTAGAAAATTGCTCTAAAGTACATTTTATCGTAGTAATGTGAGCTTGTTACACAACTAAATCCAGATTGCGAACAACCAGGGCTAAAATGTTGTAAAATGAAAATATAGATTGACAAAAAAATAATCGGAGATAAAATAATTGAGAAAAAGGGGTGGTGGTCTTTGAGCAGAGCTCAATGAATGGTTGATCAAAGGCTTCTGGTAGTACAGTGAAGGTTATTATAGGAAGTTTGGGATCCATATGTAAAAATGGTGCAATCCCTGGGCGATGTCCTAATCATGTGAAAGAAAGGGGGTTGATAAGGAGTGAAGGAAAGTTCCGAGGATTGGTGTCATCCGTTTAGAGTAGCGCAAATTTTGATAGCAAAAGGGGGTAGTTAGTGATGCGGCGTAAAGCGTTAGCCATTCTGTTTGTGGGTTTATGCATGGTGGTATCTATTTATGGTGGGCAAAAAGCAGAAGGGAAGCCTATAGTGTTAAGATGGGGTCATGTGGTCACAGAAGACACACCTTTACATATCTCCGCTTTGCGGATGGCTGAGATAGTTGAGCAAAGAAGTAATGGCCAAATTAAGATTGAAATTTATCCAAACTCCCAATTGGGCACTAATCCTCAGATGGTTGAAGCCCTACAAGTCGGAGCGCTGGATATGCATATGCCTGCATGGGCTGTGATGTATGGCTTTACAACTACAGAGAAGACAAAGCTGTTAGACCTCCCCTATCTGTTCAAGAATGAAAAAGCTGCGGAAGCCGTGATAGATGGCGAGATTGGCGAGGAGCTCCGTAAAAGCTTTGAAGAAGTGGGCATTATTGGGTTGGGTTGCTGGACTCAAGGTTGGCGACACGTGACAGCCAATAAAGAGATCCGCAAGCCCGAAGACTTTAAGGGCCTCAAGATTCGCACGATGGAGAGCGAGTTGCACATGGACCACTTTAAGACCTTAGGCGCTAGTCCTGTGCCGATGGCCTTCTCTGAGGTATTTACGAGCCTTCAACAAGGCGTGATTGACGCCCAAGAAAATCCTTATACCAATATTTATACGATGGGGTTTTACCGGGTTCAGAAATATATCAATCAAACTGCACATCTATATGACCCAACTGCAATATTGATGGCTAAATCTACGTGGGATAGGTTGAGCGACGAGCAAAAGAAGATAATTAAAGAGGCAGAACGCGAAGCCAGGGTATACGAAAGAGAGCTTACCAGAAAGAACGATACCGAAGTGAAAGAAAAACTTAAAGATTATGGTAATATAATTATAGAATTAACTCCAGAAGAGCGTACTGCGCTTAGAGAGGCAGTTCAACCTATGTATGATAAGTGGACACCCAGGATAGGCAAAGAGCTGCTCCAGAAGGTTGTCGAGGCTCAGAAAGACTTTTAGATGAGAGGCGCGTTAGGGGGCAGTTCCCAACCCCCTAACGCTAATGTTTGGCAAAAGGGAGGTACGGCATTTGTTTGTAAAAAAATTGTTGCTTTGGCTAGACAACAAATTTGAAACAACTCTTATTGCTTGGATAATGGCGGCAATGCTATTAATTTCAACCGTTCAGGTTTTTACTCGCTACTTACTAAGCTATTCATTTTCCTGGGGTGAGCAAGCGGTCAGGCTTGGTTTTGTCTGGATCACTCTGTTAGCGGTAAGCCTTGCCGCTAAAAAGGGTATGCACCTTAAGGTTGAAGCGGCCATAGTTTTCCTTCCCAAGAAGATTGCAGGTGCTATTCAGATGTTTTCTGACGTCTTTACCATTGCCTTTAGCCTTTTGCTTTCTTGGTGGATCTTGAAATTCGCGATTGTGCAGTTTAAGGTTGGACAGGTTTATGCCGCCATACCCTGGCTTCCTGTGGGGGTAATGTATGTGGCAGGCGTCCTTGGCTTGTTCGGTTTGGCCGTTAGGACATTTGAAGTCCGGTTTTGGCCCCGCATTCGACAATTGGCGAAAAGATAAGGGAGAGTGAATCATGGCTGCGCTTCTGTTTATCTCATTGTTCGTATTGATGTTTCTTTCTGTTCCTATAGCGCTAGCGTTAGCGGCGTCCTCGGCCTTGGTGGGTTACATTTACTATCCTCAGCTTAACCTCGTAGCTTTGCTTGCCCAGGCGATAGTGACCACCGCCGACTCGTTTCCGTTGATGGCAATACCTTTCTTCATGTTAGTGGGAACGTTTATGGACAAAAGCGGGTTATCGACAGAGGTAATTGATGCCGCTGAGGCGCTTGTGGGAGATATCCCTGGTGGGCTTGGTGCGTCCACTGTCGTTGCGTGTATGATCTTTGCTGCCATTTCAGGCTCTGGACCAGCGGTGGTCGCTGCTCTGGGCACAATTTTGGTCCCTGCAATGGTGGGAAGGGGATATTCTGCCAGTTATGCTGGTGCCCTTACAGCAGCTGGGGCTACTATAGGACCTGTAATACCTCCTAGTATCCCAATGATCGTTTACAGCGTGGTTGTGGGTGTCTCGACGGTAGCCATGTTTACGGGCGGTTTTCTACCAGGAATTCTGATGGGTTCGTTTCTTATTTTAGTTAACTATCTTATCGCTAAGAAGCGCGGATACGCGGGAAAACCAAGAGAAGGCGGCTTCTTAGGAGCTCTAAAGCAGTGCTGGGGTGCTCGTTGGGCGTTATTGCTTCCTTTCATTATACTTGGCGGCATTTATGGTGGGCTTTTTACTCCTACGGAAGCGGCAGTGGTTGGTTCATCTTATGCCTTGGTGATTGGGGTGCTTAAGAAAACTCTTAACATTGGCAAGATAAAGGACGCCATGGTGGAAGCCGCATTGCTTTCTTGTCTCGCCATGTTTGTTCTTGGAGGGGCAACCACATTTGGTCGCCTCCTCATGCTCGAAAGAATACCGCAAATGCTTGCGCAACAAATGTTGGGTCTTACAAAGTCGCCCCTTATTATTATGGGTTTAATAATGGTCTTTCTCCTAATCACTGGTTGTTTTATTGATACGATATCCAACGTGGTTTTGTTTGCTCCACTGTTCGCACCTGTCGCCAAGGCCTTAAATTATGACCTTGTGTTCTTCGGCGTTTTAATGACGGTAAATTTGTGTATTGGTATGATTACTCCACCTGTGGGAGTTAACCTTTATGTGGCACAAGGGGTATGTAAAGCCCCATTTGATCAAGTGATCAAAGAAAGCATTCCTCTACTATTTACACTTATTGGAAGCATGGTAGTAATGCTTTTGTTTCCCGAGCTTGTGCTATTTTTGCCTAGAGCGTTAGGTTTGTTGCGTTAAATATGCTTAAGAATAGATGCTTGTATAGCGTAATTTGCGCTTTGCGCTTTATCTATGACTTATAACGAAAAGGGGTTAATATAAATGACATCTGAAGAAGTAACCTTGGCTCAGGCTTTAGTGCGCATTCCGAGTGAAAATCCTATTGGAACGGAGAAGGAAATCGGGAAGTTTATTACCAATTGGCTTTCCCGCATCTCCAATGTCGAGGCAAAAGAGTATGAAGTTCAACGCGATCGCTTTAACATTGTAGCTATACTCCGAGGCAGACAACATCATGCAGGCTTGGCTTATGTTGCCCATATGGATACCGTTCCGGTCGGTATGGGCTGGAGTGAGGATCCTTTTGGCGGGACCATAAAGGGCAACGCTCTTTACGGGCGAGGTTCTGTGGACATGAAAGGTGGCTTAGCAGCTGCTATGGTTGCATTTAAACGCGTGGCGGAGTCGGGGCAACAACCGCAAGAAGATTTCCTTTTTTGCGCTACTGTTGACGAAGAGGGCATGGAAATGTTAGGTGCTGTTGATTTGGCAAACCGAGGCTTAATAGATAGAGAGACGGTAGTCTTGGCCCCAGAACCTAACAGCCTGACGCTCACTGTGGAGCACAAGGGTGTCGTTTGGTATGAAATCGAAGCTATTGGTAAGAGCGCTCATGCCGGCAACCCTCAAATGGGTGCTGATGCTGTCTTGGCTACGGGGCAAGCCATTGTTGCGCTTAAAAATCTTATCGAGAAACTGCCTTATGAAAGTGAATATCTGGGTCGTTCGACTATCACTTTTGGACGAGTCGAAGGTGGCACAAAGACCAATGTGGTGCCAAACTACGCTCGTTGCGAGATCGATGTCCGGATTGTCGAGCCTATGAGTATTTCTCAGCTTACAGAGCTTATAACCAAAACAGTAAATGACACCATTGTCGACTCCGGTATTAGTTTCCACGTTCGTCATATCAATATCGACCGGCCACCTGTGAAGGCTGAGAGTGATTGTGCCTTTGTTAATGAAATTAAAGCAGCTTTTAGGGGTCGCACTGGCCGAGGAATCGAAATTTGCGGTTTTCCGGCTTATACAGATGCCGCTATCATAAGTGCTCGGACAGGTAATCGATACTGCTATGTTTTTGGTCCGGGCGCTCTTAAAGATGCGCATACCGTGGATGAGCACATCATAGTTGATGAAATTGAGATAGCAACTGATGTGCTTACAGCAACAGCAGAAAGAGTGCTTTTTGGCAAATAAGAGAAATCGTGACTCAAAATAATAGCCCATAGAATAGCGTAATAATGCTAATGATAGGAGAAATGAATATAATGCGTTTGATAAAAATTATAAGACAAGGCCATAAGTTATGAGTTGTTTAGCTAAGCTATAATGGTGGTGATGAGTAAAAATATAGTGCCAGTGCGACAAAATGTAGGAATGTAGATTTTAAATCTGTGCAAAACCTTGGTATTTTTAACAATTACTGCTTAATAGTTGGTTATTTTACATAGGAACGAGCAATTTGTTAGGCAATAAGTGTAGTTTACAGAAGGAGTTTACGAAATGTCAAAAGCAGCACACATGAATTTGCGTGCGGTTCTAAGCGCAATACCTATGATAGATACTCATAGTCATGTTATGGGTTTGCAGGAAATGCGTAGGAACTCCGTTAATCTGTTTAAAATCTTTGGCAATACATATGCACGCTTAGATTTTATTTCTGCTGGTATGTCAGCATCTGTGTGGGAATTTAACGACAATCTGGAGAATTTTTGGCCACTTTTTAAGGAATATCAACCCTTTGTGCAACATACTGCCTATTATCGCGCCACGATCCGAGCATTGCAAGGCTTATATGGGCTTAAAGAAGAGAC
The DNA window shown above is from Acetomicrobium sp. S15 = DSM 107314 and carries:
- a CDS encoding TRAP transporter small permease, producing MFVKKLLLWLDNKFETTLIAWIMAAMLLISTVQVFTRYLLSYSFSWGEQAVRLGFVWITLLAVSLAAKKGMHLKVEAAIVFLPKKIAGAIQMFSDVFTIAFSLLLSWWILKFAIVQFKVGQVYAAIPWLPVGVMYVAGVLGLFGLAVRTFEVRFWPRIRQLAKR
- the eno gene encoding phosphopyruvate hydratase gives rise to the protein MYFGNEKFKITKIVAREILDCRFNPTIQVDVWAGDGIFGRADVPAGRSRGEKEAWEIRDGDKRVFGGLGVQQAIRNIHEVIAPALISMDVRDQRSIDLAMIKLDGTPNKQKLGGNAIIGVSMAVARAAACGCGLPLYRYLNANAHVLPVPLLNYINGGRLTSNDLDFQEICIFPVGAETFRESMIIGWDVYNALREILSSKYGKLAVNVGDEGGFAPPIVSVKEAMDNLVRAVEISGHSDKIVYGFDCAATHFYDKEKDMYKLEGEYRTRAELLGFYKDLVKSYPVASMEDPFAEDDIEGFAMAAKELGIQIVGDDFLCTNPKLIRERADYCNALLLKFNQVGTLSETLDAAESSYRHQFGIMVSERSGETEDPILADVTVGINAGQIKTGATRSERTAKYNRLLEIESELGEAAVYAGRHFRNPF
- the larA gene encoding nickel-dependent lactate racemase, which encodes MPSPNFVDSAFCAPIGSPLLREIARGKNKASVVVSDATRNVPTSSVLPRILEELELGGIKRENIALVVATGVHRPATKQEMKTITGESLWGKVRIQNHDPYTPTLLASIGTTSRGTPVEVNRVVRESDLRIVVGKVEPHEFAGFSGGRKSVLPGVSSERTILINHRPEMVLHPSSTIGVLEGNPISEDMLEAAQMLGIQFCVNLLSDAEGAPFSIFCGDLEKSHSQAVLALKKYIALPLEKRLRIVVTTPGNPLNINLYQSVKAIIAAAPIMERNGVLILYSQCTEGVGSDDMLRPFMMGATFDDIIRYLNENYRIQMDHSLLLCKILQMGLRIILVSRNIDPEIAKRVKLIPANSLDMALEMASELVGGNEKIYFLPCPQRFLPFITEKDPCRESENGSCD
- a CDS encoding TRAP transporter large permease produces the protein MAALLFISLFVLMFLSVPIALALAASSALVGYIYYPQLNLVALLAQAIVTTADSFPLMAIPFFMLVGTFMDKSGLSTEVIDAAEALVGDIPGGLGASTVVACMIFAAISGSGPAVVAALGTILVPAMVGRGYSASYAGALTAAGATIGPVIPPSIPMIVYSVVVGVSTVAMFTGGFLPGILMGSFLILVNYLIAKKRGYAGKPREGGFLGALKQCWGARWALLLPFIILGGIYGGLFTPTEAAVVGSSYALVIGVLKKTLNIGKIKDAMVEAALLSCLAMFVLGGATTFGRLLMLERIPQMLAQQMLGLTKSPLIIMGLIMVFLLITGCFIDTISNVVLFAPLFAPVAKALNYDLVFFGVLMTVNLCIGMITPPVGVNLYVAQGVCKAPFDQVIKESIPLLFTLIGSMVVMLLFPELVLFLPRALGLLR
- a CDS encoding TRAP transporter substrate-binding protein yields the protein MRRKALAILFVGLCMVVSIYGGQKAEGKPIVLRWGHVVTEDTPLHISALRMAEIVEQRSNGQIKIEIYPNSQLGTNPQMVEALQVGALDMHMPAWAVMYGFTTTEKTKLLDLPYLFKNEKAAEAVIDGEIGEELRKSFEEVGIIGLGCWTQGWRHVTANKEIRKPEDFKGLKIRTMESELHMDHFKTLGASPVPMAFSEVFTSLQQGVIDAQENPYTNIYTMGFYRVQKYINQTAHLYDPTAILMAKSTWDRLSDEQKKIIKEAEREARVYERELTRKNDTEVKEKLKDYGNIIIELTPEERTALREAVQPMYDKWTPRIGKELLQKVVEAQKDF
- a CDS encoding TRAP transporter small permease, whose amino-acid sequence is MLLVAIIHVIMRYVFKSPLSWSEEFLRFAIVWFTMISAAILHHNKGHIGLIIFRDMLPRKLRAFCIRVVPFMAVIATASVAVNGILLLFKTYKQITPALNISVAIPYAAIPIGCFFMTLFGIGHILEISLSDKLPEKKTVPETTEKGGECNL
- a CDS encoding 2-hydroxyacid dehydrogenase, encoding MVRKIIFADSFHLTEEAKQEISSLGTIVSLSLHQRGQLLLESENADIIVAEYAVINEELIERAKNLKGIVVYGVGVDHVNLNAASKRGIPVGNCRGGNAEAVAELALSLMLECIRWTGRANEYVRSGKWKFADSAYLPTWVMGREMKGKKLGIVGAGAIGTRIGELAEAFGMTVCVTLGRKKSHPRFPWLPLEELLPRSDIVSINVPLVPETRGLFSRELFPLMKEGSILIVTSRGGIVDEVALAEALLSGRIAGAGLDVFAREPIPQNSPLFSVPNIVLTPHMGGSTEEAVSNISNIVVECCKRLLEGKLPITTVNLELLQQYGYYSEYAEKSVL
- a CDS encoding M20 family metallopeptidase, which encodes MTSEEVTLAQALVRIPSENPIGTEKEIGKFITNWLSRISNVEAKEYEVQRDRFNIVAILRGRQHHAGLAYVAHMDTVPVGMGWSEDPFGGTIKGNALYGRGSVDMKGGLAAAMVAFKRVAESGQQPQEDFLFCATVDEEGMEMLGAVDLANRGLIDRETVVLAPEPNSLTLTVEHKGVVWYEIEAIGKSAHAGNPQMGADAVLATGQAIVALKNLIEKLPYESEYLGRSTITFGRVEGGTKTNVVPNYARCEIDVRIVEPMSISQLTELITKTVNDTIVDSGISFHVRHINIDRPPVKAESDCAFVNEIKAAFRGRTGRGIEICGFPAYTDAAIISARTGNRYCYVFGPGALKDAHTVDEHIIVDEIEIATDVLTATAERVLFGK
- a CDS encoding glycerate kinase type-2 family protein, which gives rise to MNYFKNSEHILSQGNRAMRTEALDVLNAGLDRANPERATYNLVRLEGDAIFIGGKSYPLKSFKNIYVFGAGKATFSIAKALDNILGDRITEGIVICKDGQEGSLVNIRLCIASHPIPDERGMRAAEEILALARKTGPGDLVFACFTGGSSALMPFPVSEITLEDKKRANEILLTCGANIVEINAVRKHLSCIKGGKLAQAVHPKAFLVNITVSDVIGDPLDYITDPTVPDTSSFKDAQNTMDKYSLWDKMPHSISTYLKNPPLNRETPKSLDTHRIESYIVVKGDAACLGAEQRAKELGYETTILSTMFEGESRELGRTFGFIGKEVFWNSRPLEAPCAFIGGGETIVTIQNCCKRGLGGPNQEFALGGAIEIKDLRNTVMAGLDTDGTDGPTPYAGGICDETSVHRGMELGIDLFMALQNHDASHALLAIGDILETGNTGTNVNDLKIMLIRLIL